A region from the Mesorhizobium shangrilense genome encodes:
- a CDS encoding amidohydrolase: MSVTGAGHYADLIVINGHVLTMDDDNPATEAVAVKDGAIMAVGSRASIEELKGPATKAIDAKGGSVVPGFIEAHMHLFSGAAELAHLQLAGVHGFEALQKAIRDYAPKRPDAKMLVGQGVDYTVLGDERVTRHHLDRILPDRPFVMAAPDHHTMWANTKALEMAGILHGRTLGPGNEIVMGDDGLAAGELREGEAFGPVLDLAGESRVRLGLSTGGEPDPMPTPAERAADRDIMRRGLAWCARHGITSIQNMDGNLYQLELLAEIEAEEGLPCRVQIPFHYKNFMTLDMLEKASDMAKRYDSEWLSSGMVKVFYDGVLDSWTAVMVEPYADRPDWVGEPLFTPQQFIDLAVAIDKRGLQIAVHSIGDGAVRAVLDGYEAAQKANGKRDSRHRVEHIEVTTTADVPRFAELGVIASMQPPHPPGAMDFPLEPTVSRIGPARWPLSYAWRTLKDAGAHVVFASDWPVSPIDPILGIRAAVLRKPWAQSDPDQSFSVRESLAAYTVEGAYAEFMEHRKGVLKPGYMADLVVLSADIEAIDPEMIHHVRSQITICGGKVTYQA, translated from the coding sequence ATGTCTGTCACAGGTGCGGGTCACTATGCGGATCTGATCGTCATCAACGGTCACGTGCTGACCATGGACGATGACAATCCCGCTACCGAGGCCGTTGCCGTCAAGGACGGCGCCATCATGGCCGTTGGCAGCCGCGCCTCCATCGAAGAGCTCAAGGGACCGGCCACCAAGGCCATCGACGCCAAGGGCGGTTCGGTGGTCCCGGGCTTCATCGAAGCCCACATGCATCTGTTTTCGGGCGCGGCCGAACTTGCCCATCTTCAGCTTGCCGGGGTTCATGGCTTCGAAGCGCTGCAAAAGGCCATACGCGATTACGCGCCAAAGCGGCCGGATGCGAAGATGCTGGTAGGCCAGGGTGTCGACTATACCGTGCTTGGCGACGAGCGGGTGACGCGTCACCATCTCGACAGGATACTGCCGGACCGGCCTTTCGTCATGGCCGCTCCCGACCATCACACAATGTGGGCCAACACCAAGGCGCTGGAAATGGCCGGCATTCTACATGGCCGCACGCTTGGTCCGGGCAACGAGATCGTCATGGGTGACGATGGCCTGGCCGCCGGCGAACTGCGCGAGGGCGAGGCCTTCGGCCCGGTGCTCGACCTTGCCGGCGAAAGCCGGGTGCGGCTGGGGCTGTCGACCGGCGGCGAGCCGGACCCAATGCCGACGCCGGCAGAGCGTGCCGCCGACCGCGACATCATGCGGCGTGGCCTTGCCTGGTGCGCGCGCCACGGCATCACCTCGATCCAGAACATGGACGGCAATCTCTATCAGCTTGAACTGCTGGCCGAGATCGAAGCCGAGGAGGGCTTGCCCTGCCGCGTCCAGATACCGTTCCACTACAAGAATTTCATGACGCTCGACATGCTGGAGAAGGCGTCCGACATGGCCAAGCGCTACGACAGCGAATGGCTGTCGTCGGGCATGGTCAAGGTGTTTTATGACGGCGTGCTGGATTCCTGGACGGCCGTCATGGTCGAACCTTATGCGGACCGTCCGGACTGGGTGGGCGAGCCGCTGTTCACGCCGCAGCAGTTCATCGACCTAGCCGTTGCCATCGACAAGCGCGGGCTTCAGATCGCCGTTCACTCGATCGGCGATGGCGCGGTACGCGCTGTCCTCGATGGTTATGAGGCGGCGCAAAAGGCCAATGGCAAGCGCGACAGCCGGCATCGGGTCGAGCATATCGAAGTCACCACGACCGCCGACGTGCCGCGTTTCGCCGAACTCGGCGTCATCGCGTCGATGCAGCCGCCGCACCCGCCAGGCGCCATGGACTTTCCGCTGGAGCCGACCGTGTCGCGCATCGGGCCGGCGCGTTGGCCGCTGAGCTATGCCTGGCGGACGCTGAAGGATGCCGGCGCGCATGTCGTCTTCGCTTCGGACTGGCCGGTGTCGCCGATCGATCCGATCCTGGGCATCCGGGCGGCAGTGCTGCGCAAGCCGTGGGCGCAGAGCGATCCGGACCAGAGTTTCTCGGTTCGTGAGTCGTTGGCGGCCTATACCGTCGAGGGCGCCTATGCCGAATTCATGGAGCATCGCAAGGGCGTGCTGAAGCCCGGATACATGGCCGATCTGGTGGTGCTGTCGGCCGACATCGAGGCAATCGACCCCGAGATGATTCATCATGTGCGATCGCAGATCACGATCTGTGGCGGCAAAGTCACCTATCAGGCTTGA
- a CDS encoding ABC transporter ATP-binding protein, producing MPDQPGKNAIEVRGVRKVFGTGEAQVAALDTVSVSIRENEFFTLLGPSGCGKTTLLRLIAGFDFPSAGEILLHGQDIAVLPPFKRPVNTVFQSYALFPHMTVAENIGFGLEMLGKPKAEIKARVAEMLKLVKMEALAARRTSQISGGQQQRVALARALAPQPKVLLLDEPLSALDYKLRKDMQIELKRLQHETGITFIFVTHDQEEALTMSDRIAVMSSGKILQVGSPRDIYDRPAERFVADFIGESNFLKADVVGVSVGKATVKLSSGVEIPASLPDGFTPNGKVTIVVRPEHAQLSATSSRASLSGTVENVVYLGTDTHFHLRLDDGEPFIVRRQNSRGVGDGIVQGGKVGILIGGDAAQVLKD from the coding sequence GTGCCGGATCAACCGGGTAAGAATGCAATTGAAGTTCGTGGCGTCCGCAAGGTGTTCGGCACCGGCGAGGCGCAAGTGGCGGCTCTCGACACGGTTTCGGTGTCGATCCGCGAGAACGAGTTCTTCACGCTGCTCGGACCTTCCGGGTGTGGAAAGACGACTCTGCTCAGGCTGATTGCCGGCTTCGACTTTCCAAGTGCGGGCGAAATCCTGCTCCATGGTCAGGACATCGCCGTGCTGCCGCCATTCAAGCGGCCGGTCAACACCGTTTTCCAGTCCTACGCGCTGTTCCCGCACATGACGGTGGCCGAGAATATCGGCTTCGGTCTGGAGATGCTGGGCAAGCCGAAGGCCGAGATCAAGGCGCGTGTCGCCGAGATGCTGAAGCTGGTCAAGATGGAAGCACTGGCAGCTCGCCGCACCAGCCAGATCTCCGGCGGTCAGCAGCAGCGCGTGGCGCTTGCCCGGGCGCTGGCGCCGCAGCCGAAGGTGCTGCTGCTCGACGAACCGCTGTCGGCGCTCGACTACAAGCTGCGCAAGGACATGCAGATCGAGCTGAAGCGCCTGCAGCACGAGACCGGCATCACCTTCATCTTCGTCACCCACGACCAGGAAGAAGCGCTGACGATGTCGGACCGCATCGCGGTGATGTCGTCGGGCAAGATCCTGCAGGTCGGCTCGCCGCGCGACATCTACGACCGGCCGGCCGAGCGGTTCGTCGCCGACTTCATCGGTGAATCGAACTTCCTCAAGGCCGATGTGGTCGGCGTGTCGGTTGGCAAAGCGACGGTGAAACTGTCATCGGGCGTGGAAATCCCAGCCTCGCTGCCGGATGGCTTTACCCCGAACGGCAAGGTCACCATCGTCGTGCGCCCCGAACATGCGCAGTTGAGCGCGACCAGTTCCAGAGCCTCGCTTTCCGGCACGGTCGAGAATGTCGTCTATCTGGGGACCGACACCCATTTCCATCTTCGCCTTGATGATGGCGAACCGTTCATCGTGCGGCGGCAAAACAGCCGCGGCGTCGGCGACGGGATCGTGCAGGGTGGCAAGGTCGGCATCCTCATCGGTGGTGACGCCGCCCAGGTCCTGAAGGATTGA
- a CDS encoding ABC transporter permease gives MATAEEVAKAAERRDIRDRWFLSAPALLIIFLAATGPLLIVLVYSFLTPGAYGDVKWQFSTDAWTSVLLERDIFDDTLSLAAAHVTIFLRSIKLAVVTTIATLALGFPTAYFMATRSEKTRDLWLFLITIPFWTNLLIRTFAVLQIIRNEGIINTILLKLGIISAPIQILYTDTAILIGMAYVYLPLMVLPIYASMEKLDFRLVEAGYDLYATRFKVLRKIIFPLVKPGVIAGSILVFIPALGAYVTPSVLGGGKNMMLSNLIELQFGQGRNWPLGSALSITVMLIVMVALLAYVRNAGKSGVRHG, from the coding sequence ATGGCGACCGCAGAGGAAGTCGCCAAAGCGGCGGAGCGGCGGGACATTCGTGACCGCTGGTTCCTGTCGGCGCCGGCGCTGTTGATCATTTTCCTGGCGGCGACCGGCCCGCTGCTGATCGTGCTGGTCTATTCGTTCCTGACGCCGGGCGCCTATGGCGACGTGAAGTGGCAATTCTCGACCGACGCCTGGACATCGGTGTTGCTGGAACGCGACATTTTCGACGATACGCTTTCGCTCGCGGCGGCGCACGTCACCATCTTCCTGCGCTCGATCAAGCTTGCCGTCGTGACCACGATCGCCACTTTGGCGCTTGGGTTCCCGACCGCCTATTTCATGGCGACACGCAGCGAAAAGACACGCGATCTCTGGCTGTTCCTGATCACCATTCCGTTCTGGACCAACCTTCTGATCCGTACCTTCGCGGTGCTGCAGATCATCCGCAATGAAGGCATCATCAACACGATCCTGCTCAAGCTCGGCATCATCTCGGCGCCGATCCAGATCCTCTACACCGACACGGCGATCCTCATCGGAATGGCCTATGTCTATCTGCCGCTGATGGTGCTGCCGATCTACGCCAGCATGGAGAAGCTCGATTTCCGGCTGGTGGAAGCCGGCTATGATCTCTACGCGACGCGCTTCAAGGTGCTGCGGAAGATCATCTTCCCGCTGGTCAAACCCGGCGTCATCGCGGGCTCGATCCTTGTCTTCATTCCCGCGCTTGGCGCCTATGTGACGCCGAGCGTGCTGGGCGGCGGCAAGAACATGATGCTGTCCAACCTGATCGAGTTGCAGTTCGGCCAGGGTCGAAACTGGCCACTGGGTTCAGCGCTGTCGATCACCGTCATGCTCATCGTCATGGTGGCGCTGCTTGCCTATGTGCGCAATGCCGGAAAGTCGGGGGTGCGTCATGGCTAG
- a CDS encoding ABC transporter permease, which yields MASNFSIKHQPGFTAIAATCFVVLYLPILVLVVYAFNAASSTSEWGGFSLRWFQSAWQNTQVIDATLRSFQIGAIAATLATICATMAALATTRTASYPGLTFKYAAINQPLMVPEIVTGVALLIFFSRIKIFTGYSGLGYLIAAHTAFCIPFAYLPIRARLENMDLTLERAAADLYATPWKTFRRITLPLLWPGILAGLMLAFVISLDDVVITEFVKSGGQDTLPTYMLGQIRRGITPEINAISTAFLLLSVAIVTLFFFISRKRD from the coding sequence ATGGCTAGCAACTTCTCCATCAAGCATCAGCCGGGGTTTACGGCGATCGCGGCGACCTGTTTCGTGGTGCTCTATCTGCCGATCCTCGTGCTGGTCGTCTACGCCTTCAACGCGGCAAGCTCGACGTCGGAATGGGGCGGGTTTTCGCTGAGATGGTTCCAGTCGGCATGGCAGAACACGCAGGTCATCGACGCGACGCTGCGCTCCTTCCAGATCGGCGCCATCGCCGCGACGCTTGCCACGATCTGCGCCACCATGGCCGCACTCGCCACCACGCGCACCGCCTCCTATCCGGGCCTCACCTTCAAATACGCGGCGATCAACCAGCCACTGATGGTGCCCGAGATCGTCACCGGCGTGGCGCTGCTGATCTTCTTCTCGCGCATCAAGATCTTCACCGGCTATTCCGGCCTGGGCTACCTGATCGCCGCGCACACGGCGTTCTGCATTCCGTTCGCCTATCTGCCGATCCGGGCGCGGCTGGAGAATATGGACCTGACGCTGGAGCGCGCCGCCGCCGATCTCTACGCGACGCCGTGGAAGACCTTCCGCCGCATCACGCTGCCGCTGCTGTGGCCGGGCATCCTTGCCGGGCTGATGCTGGCCTTCGTCATCTCGCTCGATGATGTCGTCATCACCGAGTTCGTCAAGTCCGGCGGCCAGGACACGCTGCCCACCTACATGCTCGGCCAGATACGCCGCGGCATAACACCCGAGATCAACGCGATATCGACCGCCTTCCTGCTGCTCTCGGTCGCAATCGTCACGTTGTTTTTCTTCATCAGCAGGAAACGAGACTGA
- a CDS encoding ABC transporter substrate-binding protein: MNWKTTATAMGLALLATTGLARADGVLNIYNWGNYTSPDVIKKFEAKYNIKVTITDYDSNDTALAKVRQGGTGFDIAVPSQTYIPIWIKEGLVQETDPGKMENAKNIAPEWANPDFDPGRKYSVPWAWGTIGVVVNTDAYKGPANTWGIVFNTPDELKGKVNVVPEMGDVMFAAIKYVGGQQCTDDKAVLKKVRDLLVAAKPNWIAMEYNTIEKMGAGDFKATSDWNGSALRQRLANPAIHFNYPKEGYGLWSDNVVVLKEAKNVENAKLFQNFIMDPENAAGLSAFHRYANAISGSDKFMPADMKDAPEVVIPAEDKPLGELQKMCPPETQELYTKIWTELQK; encoded by the coding sequence ATGAACTGGAAGACAACAGCAACCGCCATGGGGTTGGCGTTGCTCGCGACGACGGGCCTCGCCCGCGCCGATGGCGTGCTGAACATCTACAATTGGGGCAACTACACCAGCCCCGATGTGATCAAGAAGTTCGAGGCCAAGTACAACATCAAGGTCACGATCACCGACTACGACTCGAACGACACCGCGCTCGCCAAGGTCCGCCAGGGCGGCACCGGCTTCGACATCGCGGTGCCCTCGCAGACCTACATCCCGATCTGGATCAAGGAAGGCCTCGTCCAGGAGACCGATCCGGGCAAGATGGAGAACGCCAAGAACATTGCGCCCGAGTGGGCCAATCCCGATTTCGACCCAGGCCGCAAATACAGCGTTCCGTGGGCCTGGGGCACGATCGGCGTCGTCGTCAACACCGACGCCTACAAGGGCCCGGCCAACACCTGGGGTATCGTCTTCAACACGCCGGACGAGCTGAAGGGCAAGGTCAACGTCGTTCCCGAGATGGGCGATGTGATGTTCGCCGCGATCAAGTATGTCGGCGGCCAGCAGTGCACCGACGACAAGGCGGTGCTGAAGAAGGTGCGTGACCTCCTGGTCGCGGCCAAGCCGAACTGGATCGCCATGGAATACAACACCATCGAGAAGATGGGCGCCGGCGACTTCAAGGCGACCAGCGACTGGAACGGCTCGGCGCTGCGCCAGCGCCTGGCCAATCCGGCCATCCACTTCAACTACCCGAAGGAAGGCTATGGCCTGTGGAGCGACAACGTGGTCGTTCTGAAGGAAGCCAAGAACGTCGAGAATGCCAAGCTGTTCCAGAACTTCATCATGGATCCGGAAAACGCGGCGGGTCTCTCGGCCTTCCATCGTTACGCCAACGCCATCAGCGGTTCGGACAAGTTCATGCCGGCCGACATGAAGGATGCGCCGGAAGTTGTCATTCCGGCCGAAGACAAGCCGCTTGGCGAGTTGCAAAAGATGTGCCCGCCGGAAACCCAGGAACTCTACACCAAGATCTGGACTGAGCTGCAGAAGTAA
- a CDS encoding extracellular solute-binding protein, translating into MNFKLSAATAALALLAATSFAQAEGELNIYNWGNYTSPDVIKKFEEKYKVKVTITDYDSNDTALAKVRQGGSGFDIAVPSQTHLPIWIKEGLLLETNPGGMENAKNIATEWANPEFDPGRKYSVPWAWGTVGTVVNTSTYKGDINTWGIIFNTPDELKGKVNVVPEMKDVMTAAIRYVGGEQCTADRDVLKKVRDLLVAAKPNWVAMEYSAIDKMKAGDFQASTTWNGAGLRIRLARPEVHFGYPKEGFTYWSDNVVVLKDAKNVENAKLFQNFIMDPEIAAGLSAYHRYANGIAGSETFMPAEMKDAPEIIIPEASKPHGTMAMMCAAETDAIYTKIWTELQK; encoded by the coding sequence GTGAATTTTAAATTGTCCGCCGCCACCGCGGCCCTGGCCTTGTTGGCCGCAACCAGCTTCGCCCAGGCCGAAGGTGAACTCAACATCTACAATTGGGGCAACTACACCAGCCCCGACGTCATCAAGAAGTTCGAGGAGAAGTACAAGGTCAAGGTGACGATCACCGACTACGACTCCAACGACACGGCACTTGCCAAGGTGCGCCAGGGCGGCAGCGGCTTCGACATCGCAGTTCCCTCGCAGACCCACCTGCCGATCTGGATCAAGGAAGGGCTTCTGCTCGAGACCAATCCGGGCGGCATGGAGAACGCCAAGAACATCGCGACCGAATGGGCCAATCCAGAATTCGATCCCGGCCGCAAATATTCCGTGCCGTGGGCCTGGGGAACGGTCGGCACCGTCGTCAACACCAGCACCTACAAGGGCGATATCAACACCTGGGGCATCATCTTCAATACGCCCGATGAGTTGAAAGGCAAGGTCAATGTCGTTCCTGAAATGAAGGACGTCATGACCGCCGCGATCCGCTATGTCGGCGGCGAGCAGTGCACGGCTGACAGGGATGTGCTGAAGAAGGTGCGCGACCTGTTGGTTGCGGCCAAGCCAAACTGGGTCGCCATGGAATACAGCGCCATCGACAAGATGAAGGCCGGCGATTTCCAGGCCTCCACCACCTGGAACGGGGCGGGACTGCGCATCCGGCTGGCGCGCCCCGAAGTCCATTTCGGCTATCCGAAGGAAGGCTTCACCTACTGGAGCGACAACGTCGTCGTGCTGAAGGACGCCAAGAACGTCGAGAACGCCAAGCTGTTCCAGAACTTCATCATGGACCCCGAGATCGCGGCCGGGCTTTCCGCCTATCACCGCTATGCGAACGGCATCGCCGGGTCGGAGACGTTCATGCCGGCGGAGATGAAGGACGCACCCGAGATCATTATCCCGGAGGCCAGCAAACCGCATGGCACGATGGCCATGATGTGCGCGGCGGAGACTGACGCGATCTACACCAAGATCTGGACTGAACTTCAGAAGTAA
- a CDS encoding serine hydrolase domain-containing protein, with translation MSSYRNSDPLPPIMQGSPPTLVPPKLDWDRAPWNRWAFQHIREILPTVEVWRGNGHRHRFERAEIDLDTLPVEDSEGRPSTLAGLLDETYTDGFLVLKDGKVAYERYFNGMTDRTLHLSQSMAKSITGSVFGILVGRGLIDPALPVTKYLPELGATGWVGASVQHVLDMTTGVRFSEEYTDRYSEIGQVDVATGWKPVPPGSDPAFRWPSHMFELILGLKDTIRPHGEKFEYRSIETDVLAFIMERVTGKRLAQLVSEELWQKLGAEESACFTVDSAGYALADGGFNATLRDYGRFGQMILDNGRGIVPADWIEATRNGRHGPDFSSSLPEGSYRNQFWIEDPRSRALMCRGVFGQMIHIDWNTGMVVVKLSTWPDFSNVAYSVATVKAVHAIAAALA, from the coding sequence ATGAGTTCCTACCGCAACAGCGATCCGTTGCCGCCGATCATGCAGGGCTCGCCGCCCACGCTGGTGCCGCCGAAGCTCGACTGGGACCGGGCGCCATGGAACCGTTGGGCCTTCCAGCACATCCGCGAAATCCTGCCGACCGTCGAAGTCTGGCGCGGCAATGGCCATCGCCATCGCTTCGAGCGCGCCGAGATCGATCTCGACACGCTGCCGGTCGAGGACAGCGAAGGCAGGCCTTCGACGCTGGCCGGGCTGCTCGACGAGACCTATACGGACGGCTTCCTCGTGCTCAAGGACGGCAAGGTCGCCTATGAGCGCTATTTCAACGGCATGACCGACCGCACGCTGCACCTGTCGCAGTCGATGGCGAAGTCGATCACCGGCTCGGTGTTCGGCATATTGGTCGGGCGCGGCCTGATCGATCCGGCGCTGCCGGTGACAAAATACCTGCCGGAACTCGGCGCTACCGGATGGGTCGGCGCCAGCGTGCAGCATGTGCTGGACATGACGACCGGGGTGCGCTTTTCAGAAGAGTATACCGACCGCTATTCCGAAATCGGCCAGGTCGACGTCGCCACCGGCTGGAAGCCGGTGCCGCCAGGCAGCGATCCGGCCTTCCGCTGGCCTTCCCATATGTTCGAGCTGATCCTTGGTCTCAAGGACACGATCCGGCCGCATGGCGAGAAATTCGAATATCGCTCGATCGAGACCGACGTGCTTGCCTTCATCATGGAGCGGGTGACCGGCAAGCGGCTGGCGCAACTGGTCTCGGAAGAGCTCTGGCAAAAGCTCGGCGCCGAGGAAAGCGCCTGCTTCACCGTCGACAGCGCCGGTTATGCCCTTGCCGATGGCGGATTCAACGCCACGCTGCGCGACTATGGCCGGTTCGGCCAGATGATCCTCGACAATGGGCGCGGCATCGTGCCGGCCGACTGGATCGAGGCAACGCGCAACGGCAGGCATGGGCCGGATTTCAGTTCGAGCCTGCCCGAAGGCAGTTACCGCAACCAGTTCTGGATCGAGGATCCACGCTCGCGCGCGCTGATGTGCCGGGGCGTGTTCGGGCAGATGATCCATATCGACTGGAACACAGGAATGGTCGTGGTGAAGCTTTCGACCTGGCCGGATTTCAGCAATGTCGCCTATTCGGTGGCAACGGTGAAGGCCGTGCACGCCATCGCCGCCGCCCTGGCCTGA
- a CDS encoding serine hydrolase domain-containing protein: MTGKTAFETRYGFARSKVQLANWRENPFNRWSFQNLGELVPTARIAAAPGASEAPAQDLGELINEKVAISGGTETVAAFLARSSTDALTIMKGGKLVGDWFAPHMEFSARHIVFSVSKSLTAIVAGILEGEGAFDPKAPVASYIPEAAGSAYGDATARHVLDMTVSLDFEEAYLDPESAFARYRRATLWNPGGGSESLREFLLTLQRLAEPHGQTFRYRSPNSDLLGLLLERASGQRFTDLMRDKLWQPLGAVGEASVGVDMEGTARTAGGISVTPRDLARVGEMMRQGGMANGRRIVPQAWVEDTTSTGGSSDAWQRGTMVPLFPQGRYRNKWYQSGKPSGAYCGIGIHGQWLYVDPEAEVVIAKMSSQPEPVDDPLDIEIVAFFEGLTRLV; this comes from the coding sequence ATGACCGGCAAGACCGCGTTCGAAACCCGATATGGCTTTGCCCGCAGCAAGGTGCAGCTCGCCAACTGGCGTGAAAACCCGTTCAACCGGTGGTCGTTCCAGAACCTTGGCGAACTGGTGCCGACCGCGCGCATCGCGGCTGCGCCGGGCGCCAGCGAAGCACCGGCTCAGGACCTGGGCGAGCTGATCAACGAGAAGGTCGCCATTTCCGGCGGCACTGAGACCGTGGCCGCCTTCCTCGCGCGCTCGAGCACCGATGCGCTGACGATCATGAAGGGCGGCAAGCTTGTCGGCGACTGGTTCGCGCCGCATATGGAATTCAGCGCCCGCCATATCGTCTTTTCGGTCAGCAAGTCGCTGACCGCGATCGTGGCCGGCATATTGGAAGGCGAGGGGGCTTTCGACCCGAAAGCCCCGGTGGCCAGCTACATTCCGGAAGCCGCCGGCTCGGCCTATGGCGACGCAACGGCGCGACATGTGCTGGACATGACGGTCAGCCTCGATTTCGAGGAAGCCTATCTAGACCCGGAAAGCGCCTTTGCCCGCTACCGCCGCGCCACGCTGTGGAACCCAGGCGGCGGCAGCGAAAGCCTGCGCGAATTTCTGCTGACCCTGCAGCGCCTCGCCGAGCCGCACGGCCAGACCTTCCGCTACCGCTCGCCCAACTCCGACCTGCTCGGCCTGCTGCTCGAACGCGCGTCGGGCCAGCGCTTCACCGACCTGATGCGCGACAAGCTATGGCAGCCGCTGGGTGCGGTGGGCGAAGCCTCGGTGGGTGTCGACATGGAAGGCACGGCGCGCACCGCCGGCGGCATTTCGGTGACGCCGCGCGATCTCGCCCGTGTCGGCGAGATGATGCGGCAAGGCGGCATGGCCAATGGCCGGCGCATCGTGCCGCAGGCGTGGGTCGAGGATACGACCAGCACCGGCGGCAGTTCGGATGCCTGGCAGCGCGGCACGATGGTGCCGCTGTTTCCGCAAGGCCGCTACCGCAACAAATGGTACCAGTCGGGCAAGCCGAGCGGCGCCTATTGCGGCATCGGCATCCACGGCCAGTGGCTCTATGTCGACCCGGAGGCGGAAGTGGTCATCGCGAAGATGTCGTCGCAGCCGGAGCCGGTCGACGATCCGCTGGATATCGAGATCGTCGCCTTCTTCGAGGGGCTGACCCGGCTGGTCTGA